One window from the genome of Pandoraea fibrosis encodes:
- a CDS encoding type II toxin-antitoxin system VapB family antitoxin, which translates to MRTTLALDDELLAKAQAFTGLQEKSALIREALKALIERESARRLARLGGTEADLSDIPRRQTEPA; encoded by the coding sequence ATGCGCACTACTTTGGCACTGGACGACGAGCTTCTCGCGAAAGCGCAGGCATTCACGGGCTTGCAGGAGAAGTCAGCATTGATCCGTGAAGCTCTCAAGGCTTTGATCGAGCGCGAAAGCGCCCGCCGTTTGGCTCGTCTGGGCGGAACAGAGGCAGATCTCTCCGACATCCCGCGCCGCCAAACGGAGCCCGCATGA
- a CDS encoding type II toxin-antitoxin system VapC family toxin, with translation MILVDTSVWIDHLRAGDATLVQLLETGRVLAHPYVIGELALGSLKNRDVVISTLRDLPRVAVATDDEVLRFIGEQTLFGLGIGYVDAHLLAATRLTPGAAIWTRDKRLAATAERLSLAAKILH, from the coding sequence ATGATTCTGGTCGACACCTCGGTTTGGATTGACCATCTAAGGGCCGGTGACGCCACACTTGTCCAGTTGCTGGAGACTGGGCGAGTGTTGGCTCATCCCTACGTGATTGGCGAACTTGCGCTCGGTAGCCTGAAGAATCGAGATGTCGTCATTTCAACGCTACGCGATCTTCCACGCGTTGCCGTTGCAACGGATGACGAGGTCTTGCGTTTCATTGGGGAGCAAACGCTTTTCGGGTTGGGCATCGGCTACGTTGATGCCCATCTACTTGCGGCAACACGCCTCACGCCGGGGGCCGCCATTTGGACACGAGATAAGCGTCTAGCCGCGACGGCCGAGCGACTATCTCTCGCTGCAAAGATTCTTCACTAA
- a CDS encoding ArsO family NAD(P)H-dependent flavin-containing monooxygenase, whose amino-acid sequence MSRRDTASPRRVDTLIIGGGQSALATAYFLRRWQVEYAVLDDQTSAGGAWQCAWPSLQLFSPAQWSSLPGWPMPGGERHYPSRDEVVAYLRAYEARYGVPVERPVKVKTVLAQSDGLRVQTDSGEWLARTVISATGSWRSPYVPTYAGQASFRGRQMHSADYRGANDLHGLRVLVVGGGNSGAQIYAEVSRVSEATWVTLTPPSFLPDDVDGRVLFERATARWQAVQRGLPDPYPDNGLGRIVMVPSVLAARDRGDLHAVRAFERFVEDGVVWPDGTHTQVDLVIWCTGFRPALAHLQALPIADDDGRIRVSGTRAIEEPRLWLVGYGEWTGYASATLIGVMRSARATAQEVVAFLGAGE is encoded by the coding sequence ATGAGCCGGCGGGATACGGCTTCGCCGCGACGCGTTGACACGTTGATCATCGGCGGTGGGCAATCGGCATTGGCCACGGCGTATTTCCTGCGTCGTTGGCAGGTGGAGTATGCCGTGCTGGACGATCAGACGTCGGCGGGTGGGGCGTGGCAGTGTGCATGGCCGTCACTGCAACTCTTTTCTCCCGCGCAATGGAGTTCGCTGCCGGGATGGCCGATGCCGGGTGGCGAGCGGCATTACCCGTCGCGCGACGAGGTGGTGGCGTATTTGCGGGCATACGAAGCGCGCTATGGGGTGCCGGTGGAACGCCCCGTGAAGGTGAAGACGGTGCTTGCGCAAAGCGACGGGCTGCGTGTGCAGACCGACAGCGGCGAGTGGCTGGCGCGCACTGTGATCAGCGCCACGGGATCGTGGCGTTCGCCGTATGTGCCGACCTATGCGGGACAGGCCTCGTTTCGTGGCCGTCAGATGCATTCGGCGGACTACCGCGGCGCGAACGATCTGCATGGGCTGCGCGTGTTGGTGGTGGGGGGCGGCAATTCGGGGGCGCAGATTTACGCAGAGGTTTCACGCGTGAGCGAGGCCACATGGGTCACGCTCACGCCGCCGTCCTTCCTGCCGGACGATGTGGACGGTCGCGTACTTTTCGAGCGAGCCACGGCACGTTGGCAAGCGGTCCAGCGAGGCTTGCCTGATCCTTATCCGGATAACGGGCTGGGACGCATAGTGATGGTGCCCTCTGTGCTCGCAGCGCGAGACCGGGGCGATTTGCACGCGGTGCGGGCGTTCGAGCGATTCGTCGAGGACGGCGTGGTGTGGCCGGACGGCACGCATACGCAGGTCGATCTCGTCATCTGGTGTACGGGGTTTCGTCCGGCGCTGGCGCATTTGCAGGCGTTGCCGATTGCGGATGACGATGGACGGATTCGTGTGTCCGGGACACGCGCCATCGAGGAGCCCCGGTTGTGGCTCGTCGGCTATGGAGAGTGGACGGGATATGCCTCGGCGACGCTGATTGGCGTCATGCGCAGTGCCCGAGCCACAGCTCAGGAGGTCGTCGCGTTTCTTGGCGCGGGGGAGTGA
- a CDS encoding AraC family transcriptional regulator codes for MSLDTPDAAPDTGLVSLSDSPFAQYQPNDRPDGPPIWAFGGRDRERSLFRVGTRELNWHAHVRGQLFCIHSGLVHVHTPFGAWVLPPYRAGWIPSGVTHRVAFTGVVSGWIVLVAPYAATGLPSAPCVVGVSELLAALVKRAVSWASRDVLTDDEMRLAQVLVDEIQRAPAEPLGLPMPVDARVLRVARAVLDDLGGHASLETLAQRAGVSSRTARRLFVAETGMGFTQWRQQARLVSALERLANGEPVGTIADTLGYSTPSNFIAMFRRAFGESPGRYFRQVGPLANLHGEDEEGRS; via the coding sequence ATGAGCCTTGATACGCCGGATGCCGCGCCCGATACCGGCCTGGTATCGCTCTCCGACTCGCCGTTCGCCCAATATCAGCCGAACGACCGGCCCGACGGGCCACCGATATGGGCATTCGGCGGGCGCGATCGAGAGCGCAGCCTTTTCCGGGTCGGCACGCGCGAGTTGAACTGGCATGCGCATGTGCGCGGCCAGTTGTTTTGCATCCACTCGGGATTGGTGCATGTCCATACGCCGTTTGGCGCGTGGGTGCTGCCTCCGTACCGCGCAGGGTGGATTCCGTCAGGCGTGACGCACCGCGTGGCGTTCACCGGTGTGGTTAGCGGATGGATCGTGCTCGTCGCACCGTATGCGGCGACCGGGCTCCCGTCGGCGCCGTGCGTGGTGGGCGTTTCGGAGTTGCTGGCGGCGCTCGTCAAGCGGGCCGTGTCGTGGGCGTCGCGCGACGTGCTCACCGACGACGAGATGCGACTTGCGCAAGTGCTGGTGGACGAGATTCAACGCGCGCCGGCAGAACCGCTCGGTCTGCCGATGCCCGTCGATGCTCGAGTGTTGCGCGTGGCCCGCGCGGTGCTCGACGATCTGGGCGGACATGCGTCGCTGGAAACACTGGCGCAACGCGCGGGGGTATCGTCGCGTACCGCCCGACGGCTCTTCGTCGCAGAAACCGGGATGGGGTTCACGCAGTGGCGGCAGCAAGCACGACTGGTGAGCGCGCTTGAGCGGCTGGCCAACGGCGAGCCTGTCGGCACCATTGCCGATACGCTTGGGTACTCCACGCCGAGCAATTTCATCGCGATGTTCCGTCGCGCGTTCGGCGAGTCGCCGGGACGCTATTTCCGGCAGGTCGGGCCGCTCGCGAATCTGCATGGGGAAGACGAGGAGGGGAGGTCATGA
- a CDS encoding FAD-dependent oxidoreductase, producing the protein MSALHVTIIGAGLGGLCLAQGLRRAGISFDVYERDDAPAARFQGYRLRIDADGLDALTQCLPGAQVERIRERAAVTRTGGRFVTPQLHDADVVLPPSWHNAHTDNEIVVQRRCAPRSTARRTSPESIPGDLSLHRQTLREILLDGILDRVHFGKSFSRTTTTDDGRRIAHFDDGTCSAPGLVVAADGSHSRVREYVLPGMAPRDTGNVCCYGLTPLSTALLVLMDAHGEATVMEGSTVVFANGFAVVIEAMLFRRQPGGSAPSTPIAADRMPLSSVSDYLYWAFIGPSKTLLGSPCANAESSGPAPLARIETLTETWHPHLRSLFAHAVPDTIRTMPVRSTTSPLPWQVDGVTGLGDAVHTMSPAGGLGANTALRDAAQLTEHLQAVAKGHHTLPQAIAAYERDMCERAREAVRLADAGAALLNARRHPPQAAATPAADTIQ; encoded by the coding sequence ATGTCTGCCTTGCATGTCACCATCATCGGCGCGGGTCTGGGCGGCCTGTGCCTTGCCCAAGGGCTGCGTCGCGCGGGAATTTCGTTCGACGTCTACGAACGCGACGACGCCCCCGCCGCCCGGTTTCAGGGCTATCGCCTGCGCATCGACGCCGACGGCCTCGACGCCCTCACCCAGTGCCTGCCCGGCGCCCAGGTCGAGCGGATACGCGAGCGCGCCGCCGTGACGCGCACCGGCGGGCGCTTCGTGACCCCGCAGCTCCACGACGCCGATGTCGTCCTGCCGCCAAGCTGGCACAACGCACACACGGATAACGAAATTGTCGTGCAGCGCCGCTGCGCACCGCGCTCCACAGCACGCCGAACGTCACCCGAGAGCATTCCCGGCGACCTCAGCCTGCACCGTCAGACGCTTCGCGAGATTCTGCTCGACGGCATTCTCGATCGCGTGCACTTCGGCAAATCCTTCTCGCGCACGACAACGACGGATGACGGCCGTCGCATCGCTCACTTCGACGACGGAACGTGCAGTGCGCCGGGACTCGTCGTGGCCGCCGACGGCAGTCACTCCCGCGTGCGCGAATACGTGCTGCCGGGCATGGCGCCTCGAGACACCGGCAATGTCTGCTGCTATGGCCTCACACCGCTGTCTACCGCGCTGCTCGTGCTCATGGACGCTCACGGCGAAGCCACGGTAATGGAAGGCAGCACCGTGGTGTTCGCCAACGGCTTCGCCGTCGTGATCGAAGCCATGCTGTTTCGCCGGCAGCCCGGCGGCAGCGCCCCGTCAACCCCCATCGCCGCGGACCGCATGCCGCTCTCCTCGGTCTCCGACTACCTTTACTGGGCATTCATCGGTCCGTCGAAAACGCTATTGGGCTCCCCTTGCGCGAACGCCGAATCCTCGGGCCCGGCACCCCTTGCCCGCATCGAGACGCTCACCGAAACCTGGCATCCCCACCTGCGCTCACTGTTCGCGCACGCGGTTCCTGACACCATCCGGACAATGCCGGTGCGCAGCACGACCAGCCCGCTGCCGTGGCAGGTCGACGGGGTCACCGGTCTGGGAGACGCCGTCCACACGATGAGCCCCGCAGGCGGACTCGGCGCCAACACGGCCTTGCGAGACGCCGCACAACTGACCGAGCATCTGCAAGCCGTGGCGAAGGGCCATCACACATTGCCCCAGGCCATCGCCGCTTACGAACGCGATATGTGCGAACGGGCTCGCGAGGCAGTGCGCCTCGCCGACGCAGGCGCCGCACTGCTCAACGCCCGTCGCCACCCACCGCAGGCCGCCGCAACACCTGCCGCCGACACCATCCAATGA
- a CDS encoding NmrA family NAD(P)-binding protein, with protein MYTVMGITGRVGGVIGHDLLTAGLPLRAVVQDPVKSSRWATLGGEIAVAENGDVGALTNAFRNSEAVFVMLPPNADPEPDFSHARHLIDAIRQALAATRPKRVVCLSSIGADCESPSLLTALHMFETAMVSLSLPVTFLRPAWLMENFAWDIAPARERGELPSYLQPVDRAIPMVSTSDVGHFAARAMQTDFTDERIWEIEGPDRYSPDDIAAALARALVRDVRAEAVPRAGWDPLFRAQGMRNPLPRIQMLDGFNNDGFRFRDGGQHTLRGDVTLVEAIAALVRES; from the coding sequence ATGTACACCGTAATGGGCATCACGGGACGAGTTGGCGGCGTCATCGGGCACGACCTGCTCACTGCAGGTCTGCCCCTGCGGGCGGTCGTTCAGGACCCGGTCAAATCCAGCCGATGGGCAACGCTCGGCGGTGAAATCGCCGTCGCCGAAAATGGCGATGTCGGCGCGCTCACGAACGCCTTTCGCAATAGCGAAGCGGTGTTCGTGATGCTTCCGCCCAACGCCGACCCCGAACCGGACTTCTCGCATGCGCGGCATCTGATCGACGCCATTCGGCAAGCACTCGCCGCCACACGTCCGAAGCGGGTGGTGTGCCTTTCCAGCATCGGCGCCGATTGCGAATCTCCCAGCCTGCTTACTGCGCTGCACATGTTCGAGACGGCGATGGTGTCACTCTCGTTGCCGGTGACATTCCTGCGCCCTGCGTGGTTGATGGAGAACTTCGCGTGGGACATTGCCCCCGCACGCGAGCGCGGCGAACTGCCGAGCTATCTGCAACCGGTGGACCGGGCGATTCCGATGGTCTCGACGAGCGACGTCGGTCACTTTGCCGCGCGCGCCATGCAGACGGACTTCACCGACGAACGCATCTGGGAAATCGAAGGCCCGGATCGCTACTCGCCCGACGACATTGCGGCGGCACTCGCGCGTGCGCTGGTACGCGATGTCCGTGCCGAGGCCGTGCCGCGCGCTGGCTGGGATCCGCTGTTCCGGGCGCAGGGCATGCGCAATCCGTTGCCCCGCATTCAGATGCTCGATGGCTTCAACAATGATGGATTCCGGTTCCGCGATGGGGGCCAACATACGCTGCGCGGCGACGTCACCCTCGTGGAGGCGATTGCCGCGTTAGTGCGCGAAAGCTGA
- a CDS encoding alpha/beta hydrolase: MARLDSWRKAWFDRRGLGWLGVSLLGVVSVMSGCASLDRNAHADALAQPAGLRREVLAAGDFRLTTFSRITRPDAPLRIYIEGDGLAWISRTEPSLDPTPVAATGLALAAVDPSANVAYLARPCQFTPMQDNPRCQVAYWTGKRFAPEVVDAMDAAVGQLAKRVPGQAVEIVGYSGGGAIAVLVAARRHDVVTLRTVAGNLDVEYVNQVHRVSPMPASRNPIDVARQVAGIAQVHFSGAQDTVVPPEVARRFASAAGGACVKTRVVNGMTHDGDWAQRWRDLLAQTPVCDARP; this comes from the coding sequence ATGGCACGGCTTGATTCGTGGCGCAAGGCGTGGTTTGATCGACGTGGTCTCGGGTGGCTGGGCGTGAGCCTGCTGGGCGTCGTCTCGGTGATGTCCGGCTGCGCGAGCCTGGATCGCAACGCGCACGCCGATGCGCTCGCCCAACCTGCCGGACTGCGACGCGAAGTGCTGGCGGCGGGCGACTTCCGCTTGACCACGTTCTCGCGGATCACCCGACCCGATGCACCGCTGCGCATCTACATCGAAGGCGATGGTCTCGCGTGGATCTCGCGCACGGAGCCATCGCTCGATCCGACGCCGGTTGCCGCGACCGGGCTGGCGCTTGCCGCCGTGGATCCGTCGGCGAATGTCGCCTATCTGGCGCGACCCTGCCAGTTCACCCCGATGCAGGACAACCCCCGCTGTCAGGTCGCTTACTGGACGGGCAAGCGTTTCGCGCCCGAAGTCGTCGATGCGATGGACGCCGCCGTCGGACAGTTGGCAAAGCGGGTGCCGGGGCAGGCCGTGGAGATTGTCGGCTATTCAGGCGGCGGTGCCATTGCGGTGCTGGTGGCGGCTCGTCGGCATGATGTCGTTACCCTGCGTACCGTGGCAGGCAATCTCGACGTTGAGTACGTCAATCAGGTGCATCGGGTCTCGCCAATGCCCGCGTCGCGTAATCCCATCGATGTGGCAAGACAGGTGGCCGGCATTGCGCAAGTGCATTTCAGCGGCGCACAGGATACGGTCGTGCCGCCAGAGGTAGCACGCCGCTTCGCATCGGCCGCGGGCGGGGCGTGCGTGAAGACACGCGTTGTGAACGGCATGACCCACGATGGCGACTGGGCACAACGTTGGCGAGACCTGCTCGCGCAAACGCCGGTTTGCGACGCTCGCCCGTAA
- a CDS encoding glycosyl transferase family 8, giving the protein MHKAIVARAHAHDYAGAEAMLREVVATGVAPMALWRLLAHVVRAQGKAQEGRDLLDMLARQVPGDLSNRFDLAEALLLLGDFERGWREYRYRYSLEHTQSIERKVQRPRWDGRPIPGQTLLIHDEQGYGDTFQFMRMARWARERSQARVIFEVNQETFSIAKRMWGDDDIVARGTLPVTFDQHCELMSLPMAMGLKLGDLPGPMPYLSADPARVAHWQARLAALPKPWVALVWAGRPEHVNDGNRSMHLDQLGPLGASGATFLSIQKGPAASQANTPPEGMSMVSLSDEIRDFEDTAAILHLTDLLISVDSSPVHLAGGMGRPAWVLLPFVPDWRWLLDRDDTPWYPGMRLFRQQARAQWAPVVERMAQALKQFVAQRRDGTA; this is encoded by the coding sequence ATTCACAAAGCCATCGTGGCACGTGCACACGCACACGACTACGCGGGCGCGGAAGCGATGCTTCGCGAAGTCGTGGCAACCGGCGTGGCGCCCATGGCCTTGTGGCGACTGCTGGCACACGTTGTGCGTGCTCAGGGAAAGGCACAGGAAGGCAGGGACCTGCTGGATATGCTCGCCCGTCAGGTGCCGGGCGATTTGTCGAATCGCTTCGATCTTGCCGAAGCGTTGCTCTTGCTCGGCGACTTCGAGCGCGGGTGGCGCGAGTATCGCTATCGCTACAGTCTTGAGCACACCCAATCCATCGAGCGCAAGGTGCAACGTCCGCGATGGGACGGTCGGCCCATTCCCGGCCAGACGCTCTTGATTCATGACGAGCAGGGATACGGCGATACGTTCCAGTTCATGCGCATGGCTCGTTGGGCTAGAGAGCGTAGTCAGGCGCGTGTGATCTTCGAGGTGAATCAGGAAACGTTTTCCATTGCGAAGCGCATGTGGGGCGATGACGATATCGTTGCGCGTGGCACGCTGCCGGTCACATTCGATCAGCACTGCGAGCTGATGAGTCTGCCCATGGCGATGGGACTCAAGCTCGGCGACCTGCCGGGGCCGATGCCATACCTCAGCGCCGACCCCGCCCGCGTCGCGCATTGGCAAGCGCGTCTCGCGGCATTGCCCAAACCCTGGGTCGCGCTGGTATGGGCCGGCAGGCCAGAACATGTGAACGACGGCAACCGGTCGATGCACCTTGACCAGCTTGGGCCGCTGGGCGCGAGCGGCGCAACGTTCCTGTCGATTCAGAAGGGGCCCGCGGCATCGCAGGCGAATACGCCACCCGAGGGCATGTCGATGGTGTCGTTGAGCGACGAGATTCGCGATTTCGAAGACACGGCAGCCATTTTGCATCTGACCGATTTGCTGATTTCCGTCGACTCTTCGCCAGTGCATCTGGCGGGGGGCATGGGACGTCCGGCGTGGGTGCTGCTGCCGTTCGTGCCCGACTGGCGCTGGTTGCTCGACCGGGACGACACGCCGTGGTACCCCGGCATGCGTTTGTTCCGTCAACAGGCCCGCGCACAATGGGCGCCGGTCGTCGAGCGCATGGCGCAAGCGTTGAAGCAATTCGTGGCGCAACGGCGTGATGGCACGGCTTGA